CAATGTGAATATTTCGCACTTCACGGCTTCATCGAACTTAAGGGAAACTTGGACAAGGTTAAGAACTTCCTCAATCCAAATCTTAAGCTCATTGGTATTTTGGCAACGATGTATGACAAGAAGACTTCACACAATCGCCAAGTATTAGAGCGCATTCTTGAGCAGTTCCCACAAGATGTATTTGAAACAATTATTGCCAAGACTATTCGTTTCCCTGAAACAACTGTTGTTGGTGAACCAATCACAACGTATGCAACGAGCTCAGGTGGCGCAGCTTCATATCGCCGACTAGCTAGAGAACTTATTGCCCGAGGAGGCGCACGATGACACGCAGAGCAAATCTTCCAGGTGCTGATGAACTATTTCGTTCAACTGCACCAGCGCTAAGCGCTGTTCCCGCACAAAGTGAAACACCTGCACCACTTGTACCACCAGCTATTGCAACACCAAAGGCACCATCTAGTAAAAAGGGCGTTCGCACAATTGCACGTCGTCGTGTGACAACTGTTGATCGTTCACCTTCTGGACGTGAGCGCCATGATGAGAAGATCACTGTCTATCTATCTCCAGATGAGCTCTTTGAATTAGATCAAGCACGTTTACAACTGCGTGGAGATCTTGGACTTGCAGTTGATCGCGGTCGTATTGTTCGCGAATCAATTGCTGTCATCATCGCTGATCTTGAAGCTAAAGGTGATCAAAGTATTCTTGCCCGCCGTTTACGCGGACTCTAAGAACAACTAACCGCGTGCGCGCGGATGAGCTAGCGAATAACTCTCTCTCACTTTATCGATAGTTATAAGCGTGTATATCTGCGTTGTTGTCACCGATGCATGTCCCAAGAGTTCTTGAACCACTCGTATGTCTGCGCCGCCATCTAATAGATGTGTGGCATAAGAATGCCTAAACACGTGAGGCGAAACGTGAGCTTCGATTCCTGCATCCTTGGCCGCTCTAATCACCATATTCCAGGCGGACTGGCGAGTTAAGCGCACTCCCCTGGAGTTTAGAAAAAGCGCCGTATTAGTTTTGGAATTCTTTGCTGCAAGCATGGGGCGTATGCGGACTAAGTAATCAGTGATCGCCTTTGTTGCAAATGAACCAAGTGGAACTATTCGCTCCTTGGAACCTTTACCGCGAAGCTTTAAAGTCGTGATTTCACCATCAGCACTTTGTGCACTCGCGATATCGGCAATATTGATTCCCACTAATTCAGAGACACGAGCACCACTGCTATAGAGGAGTTCAATCATCGCTTGATCACGAAGAGTTATTGGTTCACTCTCTCTATAAGCAGCGTTGATTAAAGACATAATCTGATCGAT
This DNA window, taken from Candidatus Planktophila vernalis, encodes the following:
- a CDS encoding site-specific tyrosine recombinase — its product is MQALNFDLVSTSFLNHLTIERGLSVHTISAYRRDLVKFENFLNGKPLDEVDPQVIADFEISLKTSQASPASISRINSTLRSFFKHAVSEFGIANPTFEMAPSQSKRRLPKALTIDQIMSLINAAYRESEPITLRDQAMIELLYSSGARVSELVGINIADIASAQSADGEITTLKLRGKGSKERIVPLGSFATKAITDYLVRIRPMLAAKNSKTNTALFLNSRGVRLTRQSAWNMVIRAAKDAGIEAHVSPHVFRHSYATHLLDGGADIRVVQELLGHASVTTTQIYTLITIDKVRESYSLAHPRARG